agctgagtAGTCAAAAACAGAAGAATTTTAATGTTTGCAAGTCATGCATAAGTGCTCAAAGTGCAATAAATCTAAACAGTTCAACAGTTTTGGGTTACCCAATCCTTCTTGACAGTAATAACATAGATTCTATAGCCAGTAATAAATCGTATCTGTTAGATTCTTTGGTTATTCTGCAGGTTTTTTAATGTGATATTAGGGCTTGGTAATAAATTGTGtcatacatacagaaatacagatACTGTCATTTGTAACCTCTTATTGATCAGAATTCATTTTTCACAATAAAGTAAGATGTCAGCTtgtaatttttattttaaatttaaattaaattttaaGAAATTCACAgattacaaatatacatatatatttatatctgtCAGTCATAATACAGGTAATTTATAAAATTGATGTCCAATAAACAGATCCGTCCACCTGTTTTGCCAATGGAATTTATTAAGTGGTGTTTTGAACTTGCCAATAAAAGCCAAACTGACATGGGTTTATTGTCACCGAGGTCAATCTGGGAAATGATTGTGATATTTATTTTATGCCATATTGCTAAGTAATATCTTATTACTGTAATGAATTTCAGTATGAACCAGCACAGTGACATCACACATAATAAGAAAAAAATAGCAGGTTTGTCTTTACTTACACTTGTCTCCCTCTGACAGGTTATATATGACTGGAATAATTGGGGCTGTGTGTTGAAAATACACTTCCAATCTGCTTTCAAACCTGCCTTGGATCTGTAAGTCGTAACATTATTAATAAATCAAGTAACAGTTTGGGGCTTTTACCTTTAAAATCATGTGTATTGACAGTAACAGGACACAAGAAATGACACCAAGTATGAATGGATAATGTCATCTTATTCTCTGAAGATATGATGGAGACAAATTTGTCAAAACTGTCGACGCTAACTTCGTTGTCTCTGAGATGTTTGGTCGTACGGACTACTCTTATAATACAACCATGCGGCAGGTAAagtccagtgtgtttgtgtgttcttgtgtgaaaCAGATCATACAGTAGTTTATAGTATACCAGTAGTAGTGCACCATACGTAAGATCATAaggtgccttgcataagtattcacccccttggatatTTTCtggattaaataaaaatatgtaatgaaaaataagtgattgcataagttattttcattacatatttgtatttaattgacataactgtagaaatctgttttcactttgacattaaagagggcttttttgtgatttttctttgtccaaaaagccaacttatattgaccatgactgatttataaaagcaataaaagggtaaaacatccaagggggtgaatacttatgcaaggcactgtatgtgCTGTGAATTTGGCTATTGTATCGTATCCTCACAGGAAAACCATCGGCAAGATGAAGTTTTCACTCAGCTCATCTGACCCTTGGAGGCCACTAGTCTGTTAAAAGTGAATTTAAAACATACATAGTAAAAGTGACAGTCCGCTTATGAGTTTCAATGTATCTCTGTATTAATATGTTTAATATGttttgttatgtatgtgtgtgtgtgtatatttgagaCAGGGTGGTAGCTCATCTATGGCTGTTTTGTTTGACTTTATAAGGTTGGTTGCCTTCGCGAGGCGCAGACCAGGGATAAAATGCTGAATCTGTCCCTACAACAGACATGGGGCCCAGGGGTACGTACAACGAACTCATAGTGGGGAGAAAACTCCCCAGTCAGTAGTCAACTAGAAGAGAGCAGATCTGGGTCTGATCAACAGCTGCTACGGTGATGGTGTTGATGGTAATGATGGTACTGGTGATAATgtttatggtggtggtggtggtggcgatgatgatgtgatgatgaagttggtgatgatggtgatggtggtggtgatgatgaagttgataatgatgatgatggtgatgttggcgatgttgatgatgatgatgatggtggtggtggtggtggtggtgatgatgaagttgatgatgatgttgatggaAGTAGTGGTGGCAAGGATTTCTAACTGTATCTATGAATTTACAGTACAGTGTTGACATGACTGAACTAGATATTAATGACCATTGACATATCACTGTAACAGAGTTACCAGAgtcaaaaaaaatcaacattaaCTCTAATCACTTTGGCTTATACAGACTGTTGAAGTTGAAGTTTGCTTATGTTTCTTGTGTACACATCCTTCTCCCCTCTAGACCTACAAGACTTGTTTTAAATTAGAGTCTGGTGTGGCACGGAATCTCCACAAGCCATACGAGATCATGAACCGGAGCTCGAGCAACCACATGACCTTCTCTCAGGAAGACAGCGCTGTTTATGTTTTCACCGTCAGGATTTTGGACCCAAATTATAGGTGATAAAAAAGAACACACTTGAATTTCCTGACAACCTGACTTTTTGGAAATATTGCAGTAATAAGATAAAATTGCAACCCTTAAAGCACAGTAAACTAGGAAAAGAGAAAAGCTTATGCCAAATCTGCAATTTTTCTTGAATACAGTTGTTCCCCTATATTCTACTGTGACAAACATACTGGGTTTGCTAGTGGAAATAAGGTGTTATGAACGTGTCAACTACATATTCCACATACCTCCCTGATTTCCTCTGGTGAGTTTCAGTTCATGTGGATAACCACAAGGTGGCAGCAAATCCTCTCCCTCAGTAAATTTGCCAAGACTAGTGGAATTCGCTCGATATATTGTGCTgcagtttatttgtattttgtaacTTCACTGGGAGATAAGAAAAAAAGTGTTAGTCTTCTTATCTTAATGATTCTGATTTTGTTCATCCAGCTTCTGCGATCTGACAACCATCTTCGCTGTCCAGACATATGGAATCTCTAAACCGTAAGAGACAGCTGACCAGTAATGATTCAGCCACAGTCCTGACATTCAGTGATTTACCTTTTGACTGAGCCAACTCAAATATAACTAAATATTCTCtatcgtgtttgtgtgtgtgtgtgtgtgtgtgtgtgtgtgtgtgtgtgtgttttttcacaggATGTATGAGCATCTTATCCCTTACGTCACACTCAGCGTCACCTTCATATCTCTTTGTATTCTAGGTTACAGTTACTacaaatatgtgtatatattccGTGAAATACAAGAAAGGGCAAAAGCAAAAAAATCTTAAAAACTCTGTTTTCAGTTTATAAAAATCAGTtataaaaatatgtttaataaaGCTTGGTGTTAACGGTGTTTGGTGATATGATATTTGCATTGGAAATAATTTATTGTAATGTTCTATAAactgtttaaaaataaatgtttcaccCCTTACATTTGGTTACACTGTCCTGTGTTTTACACGAGAAACATGTTCATTGAAATAATATGATTTTATATTAAGTGTTAACTGTGCTTTCTGTCTTTTGAATAAACGAAAGATAGAAAATAATTGGCAAAAGCCTCTGTAAGCCTTGCAACAGATGTTTACGTCCCAATAATACGATACGATATTATTTAAATGAAGACTAGATCAAGTGATATCAAGTCGGTTAtgagcagggacgtgcacaggaattttgaagggcagttgcacctggtatcctggatcactgactacctgacggagaggccacagtttgtcaggctgaaagactgcgtatctaagactgtgttgtgcagcaccggcgctccacaggggactgtgctctcacctgtcctgttcacCTTGTACACATcggacttcacctacaacacggagtcatgccacatccagaagttctctgatcaCTCTGCTTatgtgggatgtatcagggatggacaggagggtgagtacaggagcctggtggacaactttgtgcagtggtgcagGCACAatcacctgcagctgaacacctctaagaccaaggagatggtggtggactttaggaggtctcagcctcctctgctaccagtctccatcgagggggtcagtgtggaggtggtcaacacttacaaatacctaggagtgcatctggacaataaactggactggtcagccaacattgatgcaatctacaagaagggtcagagccggctctacttcctgaggaggttgaggtctttcaatgtctgcaacaaactcctgcgcatgttttaccagtctgtggttgccagcgtcctcttttatgctgtggtgtgctggggaggcagcataaagaagagggatgcggggcGACTGGACAGACTGGTGAGGAAGGTGGGTGCCGTTGTGGGcaccgaactggactgcctcacaacggtggcggagagaaggaccctgagtgggttgctgactatctttgacaatgtccaccaccctctacacagtactctcaacagacagaagagcatattcagtggcagactcctgtcactgtcatgctcatcggacaggctgaggaagtcccttgtccccagggccattcagctttttaacgccacgcagaaggggagggggagggagatggacttctctgcatgagtctacctcagtctcccctcccctgctcatctcatcccagccccatgcacagactttaccacttacatattctgcactatcactttgctctttgcactttccaaacacacacacaagcacaagatcactatcttgcactacccatcctcacaagcacaagaacactatattttttgcactatccacaccagcagcacaagatcactttcctcctggacaccgacactgtcaaaatcattgcactctgtacaatagggtcagaccctttcctgtatctggaaacactctgtgtgaatatgttctccctatgtgtatgtatatgtgatttgtgtatgtatgtcggtgaggtgtatatgtgtataagctactggatgacctaaatttccctcgggattaataaagtatccatccatccatccattccgcgattattttatctaggcatacatgaagttctgcagccgtaatactatttaaaaaatatatatatgtttccttcggaggggcaacttcagtggaggagggcaaacgggcagttgcccgagcaaccttagccccctcctgtgcacgtccctgcttcTATAGATCATCTAGACGGACTGTTAAACTGTTAAAAACTAGTGATGTATGGCTAGGATGGTCCGTCTTTGTTATGAGGGTCTGGGGTTCTACTGTCTCTTAGAACTCTCGAGACTGACATAAACAACACGTCATTCGTTTCAGTAGGTCTCTGAGTACTCTATGAACATCAGTCTCAGTTGTGTGTTAAGCTTGAGCTGGGACAATCCCAAAAGGAATGACAGACATTGTCATAAGTGTTTTATCGTAATGTATGTACCAAACAGAAATGCTATCAGCCAGATTatttgaacacagacacacaaacacattcacacccgGGGGCAATTTACTATCTCCAGTTCACCTGACTTACATGTCTTATGTGACTTATGTGTGGACTGTGGAAACCCAAGCAGACCCATGATTTTatttgaatgatttaaataattGTTTGGGACTTAGGGTAGTAGGCTTGGCACTGAAATGTTTTAATGATTTAAGAAAGTTAGATATAGAGTGTTAGATATAGAaaacaggccctgggctctgtaaagcgccttgagaccatTTGATTATTtgggcgctatataaataaaattgaattgaattgaaaacatgacccagtttaaaataaatgtaGATCCCATTAGTATATAGAGTTTGCTATGCAACGTGCAGAATGAAGAGGCTGAATAGTTGTCCTTTGTAGCTGATTGTTACTCACTTTGCCATTTTAGTGAATCTCTTTAATGTAACTACTGTCTATGCACCTCCTGCTTATTCAATGAAATAAgtattttatacatttaattctatttttcacttttcatgTCATGCTTAATTTAACATTTCTTTTAACCTttgttgagcgttcagcagggataatcacgtggtggatttctcacgtccgaggcaaggatggaagttttgcaaggtcggaagaagcacagttcgacccttcttatcacttctggtctaaacatgctcttgtacatatgcagactaagtggcacctaataatcttagttacacacacgcagaaaagccatgttcctgctttcataagcacatgattcatacaaggaatatatattaatacaaagcacttgattattatattcttaagtcattaacagtgtttggaaattatctccatcagtccctccttttatccgtttcaatggataattcaaaatcaccatcaaaatcacaaatcatctttcttaattcgtcaattatcaatttcaatggataacctcaaaatcatcactctgagcttcatcacatggattttcggaacagagatcattactgagcattatttcatctcatcataagtcaatcatcatatttcacatcacacatttgtatactttgcatttgtaggccaacatagtgggtgtcgagtgtgagtgtgtgtgtgtgtgtgtgtgtgtgtgtgtcattagctcgcctaggcttcagataacattcaaacaaggcctctttgctctgtccttgaaggccctgttccccatcaggcattctgttggacaactttttgcatcttttgtaggatcagatctaagtctttcccatctcgggtgttatcagggacatatgtgcaacattggtcagtaccaagcatgacacaaatgcctccattcatggcagtgagaatttcaagcacGGTTGTTTTTTGCCGCGTTAACCTGGAGTTGgcgtgtagttcttctctgatcttttgtagtccgtctgtggtcaggttctggaacttcatctcagcgtagtaaaggaagttaatccaatctgtgtgtgctccgatgacgcaccaggggcagagggtagatgccaggccattggctgctgggttcaaggctttgtagtggtctggaatgcctcagggaatgcccaggccatcggaccagatcccgctgtcatcccctgcttctctcctccctcgtacggaatgcattggaacgttcctcaggtactg
Above is a window of Clupea harengus chromosome 21, Ch_v2.0.2, whole genome shotgun sequence DNA encoding:
- the LOC122128610 gene encoding cation channel sperm-associated protein subunit epsilon-like; protein product: MFGRTDYSYNTTMRQVGCLREAQTRDKMLNLSLQQTWGPGTYKTCFKLESGVARNLHKPYEIMNRSSSNHMTFSQEDSAVYVFTVRILDPNYSFCDLTTIFAVQTYGISKP